TATTCCTAGAAAAGTTGCAACACCTCTGAATAAAGAGGTTTCAAGAATTTTAAGGTCAGTTTTTCATATTTGGGTTTCTATTATTTTGTAACAACTTGGATGAACTTATTAACTTGGACATGATGGCAGGAGAGAAATTGTCCgaattttaaatgacattttggGTTTATAAGATCAGTCCAATATAGATCACCAAATATGTCACTGCCTTAATTCACAATTAATTCAACAAACCCAATTCCCTGCTTTGatttccaccaccaccacccatccACCCTCATTAGGCCCCAGTGTTACCCAGAACCACCTTTGCTGACCTTCTGATTTTAGCCAACCTATCACTGTGCAGCAGGCCTAAGTCACCTAAGAGAAGGCTATAACTCCAAGCACTGACCTCAACTAGCCAAGGAAGAAAAAGGGTCACAATGAAAACACAGCCCTCTTTTGCCTCCAAAAATGCATGGAAGACTGCTCCTAGGAGAAACCCTTAACATCCTTCCCTGAGCCAGCCGATGGCAATGCCAAAGCAGGGCAGTCCCTGCTTCATTACACAGACTCCTACATTCCACCATTAAAGTATAGCAGAATTTCTTAATGAAGTGATGTGGAAGATTTAGTACTTCCATGTCAaaatttccaactttttcttttatcaagCTTGATACCTTTCAGAAGTCTTGTATTTAAAAAATGTCTATGTGAGGATACGGTTAAATTTAATTGGCAACATGTAAAATCAGTCCAGCTTATATAGGAACTATGCCAAGATTAGTAGGCTCAGAGTTTGGCATTTATAATACTTAAGCTTACTACCTCTGGCCaaagtaaagaataaaaaaaattccaaattccagCGTACACCCACAGGCACACTGTAGAGCGTGGTGTAAGCTAGGGAGAACCTAGACAGAAACTGATTGCAGTTTCAAGTTTCTaggaattttaaaacataaagggATTTTCCCTTGGCAAAGCTTCCCTAACCTTCCTCCCTATCCAAATTTGTACAAAATAAATGTCCGATAGCAGTTAATATAAAAAGTATAGTACTTACTGCTATAATCACCATATCCATAGTAGTTGTTGTAACCAGTGTAGTCATATCCTCCATAACCACCGTAACCTTGGCTGTTATATCCATAGTTGCCATAGCCTTGATTCCAATAGTTACTATATCCCTGGTTCCAGTTTTGACTGGGGCCTGCAGCACATTAATAGGTTCACTAATGTCAGAAGATCAGCAAAGATCTTTACTTCAGGATAATTAAAAAGCAATAAAGCTTAAGACAGTAAACTAAGGCACTAGCTTACCACCACCTCTTCCACGAGCTCTTCCTGCAAATCCTCCTCTGGAGCCCCACTGCTGTTGTTGCTGATATTGTTCCTTTGACATGGCTACTTTTATTTCACACTACAAGAGAGAGTCCTTATTAAACTGGTTCAGGAAAGCAACTTTAAAGTTGCTCAACAACTCAAAAGAATCTCttctgttaaaagggagaaaACTCCATGAGGATGCAGAGTTGCCATCTAAAATATGTTCCTCAAAAGCCTGCATATCTTGTGGGCCAGGAGGCCTGGTCTAACAAGACATTTGTTAAAAACACATGGCCCCACTAAACATCAATTTTCTAAGTATATGTTTAATAGATGACCCTAGGATTTTACTTTAGGGTTTACAACTTCTATCTAAAAAGCAGTGGCTGCcttccaaacaaaaacaaaaaaaacccactgcattgatttttttttcctccttcagtAATAACCACTTACAATCTATACTGGAACAAATTTCACTGAGTCCTATTAATTACTCTCATGTTTTAACTTACTTTACTAAGACCAACGTTGTgatatttcttttccattattttcttcactGGTTCTTCTTCCTTAAAAGTAATAAAGCAGAATCCACGCCTTTTGTTGGTCTTGTTGTCCATGGGGAGCTCTATAGATTCCACCTGATATCAAGAAATTCATTTCAGTATTCCTACAGtcttaaaaaaatctatcttaacacatatttttcttttgcccttTAAGCTTCTAGATGCTGAGGGATTCTTCAAAGAGATATTCTAAATAAGACATTTATTCTAAAAAAGGCTTCCCTTCCATCTGTTGAAACATAAAAAGTACTAGAGccctcttttttcattatttattcacACAAACATCCACCAACAGCATCTTCTAGGTTTCAAGAGCATAATAGTACATCCTTCAGTATGGAGCCAGTGTCCTAAAAAGGCCTATGGGCAAATTATGCCCTCCATTAGCtttatgaccttaagcaagtcaatTAAGAACCATGTGCCTCAGGCAACTCCCCAGGACTTAAGTGTTAAGACAGACCTGCTCCTGCTAAGAGATGACATTCTCAAGGGGAAGCTCTTCAGTCCTTCTATTTTAGCATATGCCCAAGTCATACTCATACAACAAAAGTATTAGAACAATGATGGGCCAGTCAGACACTGACTGCACTAAGAGTGAGTCCTACAAAGAAAGGAACAGTCTTGGCTCTGAAGGAGCTCAAGAAGAGACAAGCCTTAAATGTGTTGATATCTGTTTATAATTATGTCTGGGAGTATTTGTTTTAGACACTTTTTttgtggaagggagagaatagaATTAGAAACTTTGGGTCCCCTGGTTGAATGTCTATTCTCCCATTAAAATATGCACTGCAAAAAACTAAGGCAGAGATgtcaaatcagattaaaatgtatttgggaaatattttaacaaaataaaaatgcaacataATGTTCATTGGGGGAATCTTTTTCCTAAATCAATAAGCAGGATCAATTTCTAGTTTAGTGGACCCCACTGTGCTAAGACTTGAAGATTTCATACTTATCTCCAAAATGATATGTGATCAGTCCTCATTTTTAAGTCTAGTAATCCCCATTTAGTCTAACCAATGTGACATTTCACACcaatatattcacatatgtgAAGATACTAAACTGAAAATTGGGTCACCGTGTATCACACATACCTCACCAAAACCACCAAAGtactctcttattttctcttcagGTGTATCTGGAGAAAGGCcaccaacaaaaatttttttaacaggTTCTTTTGTTTTCATGGCTTTGGCTCGTTTAGGATCAATCACTTTGCCATTCAATTTGTGTTCTTTCTGGTCCATGACCTAAAAAAATTGaagctttgttttaaaaatgtaaatctttttttctaagttttcaaaAGTATTAACTAAAATAATAAAGGCAAGAAAAAATACTTATGCATTGGCCAAAAGCCAGGTGTGATATTGATTCAAGATAAAAAATTGCCATAATCTATGTGGTAGTGGGTGGGTAAGATGGATAaacattcatccatccatccattcaatcCTTTACTCTTGCCCCAAATGGCTTATCTTCAtctcaaattttaaatttttgaggACAAAATGTCATTAGTTCCTCTAACAATgtcctatttatttatatatcccACATGGAATATAGGCCTCTACTCCATTCCCCTGAACACCATGtaggtgaacctatggcacatgtgtcgGAGGGGACAGACTTCCCCCCCTCTctacatgcacctgaggacatatTCTTACTTTatccacctctctgcccagcagcccaatgggagcacttcctccctctcttgtctGGGGTAAAGTGGGGGGCTCACATCCAGCCTGAGGGTTGCAGTTtaggcattcagtctctaaaaggttcgccatcactgccctGAACATGTTAAAAAATGCTGAAACTCAAAGTTGCTGTCAGCTAGTGTTAAAGCAGTGGTGAAAATTTTACTACAAAAACTATAACAACTACAGAAGAGGCATCACTGTTCATTGGTAGCAATTTCTGTGTGACTGATGTATCAACTTGGTCCAAGACCAATAGgaggaagaatgaaataaaaggcTCATCtccaaaaatctaaaaagagCACCAATTCTGCCAGCATATGATACGCTTTAGATTATGGGAGAACTTTTGCTTACTTTTTTGCTGTATGTAACTCAAAAACTGAATTGACAAAAGCTGCTCCTGTTCCCCTCACCCCAATAATACTTTGCGCCCtgagaccaaaaaaataaaatagaaatctggTGAGAACATCCAATGTATCCAggaatttttagtgttttttaagAGTCCTCTGACAAAAAATAAACAGGGGAACATCCAATGTATCTTGATCCATGTTTGGTACTGTTAATTCAAACATTACTTATTGATCAGAGCATTTAACACACTACCTTATCTACACTCTCCGATTCTTTAAATAGTACAAAGCCAAAACCCCTTGATCGCCCTGTGATTGGATCTAACTTCAGAGTGCAGTCTACAACTTCACCAAATTTGGAAAAGTAGTCCTTCAGATCTTTCTTTGTAGTGTCCCAGCTAAGGCCTCCTATAAACATTTTCCTGTGAAGACAAAAAGCAGTATTAAAATGCTAAGAAAAACTTGCCATAAACATAGTCCACATCTTAAGTTATTTTTCCCAAACTGCAGGAAAATTTGTTGGGAAGTATTAAGACACCATTCTCCTTCTAATAGTCTCATATAAAGGACCTTCCTACTCTTAAAGTTTATTTAACACTACTTTCCCTGGACTCATTGCTGGACACCTGAGCAAACCATATATCAAGAGTCTCTCAATTTGCTATGAAAACTAATATAGCCTAATAGGGCCTAAATCAGGCCCTAAAAATATCCTGTATAAGGGCAAAAGCCCTCAAATGGATTTAAATGATAAGAATTTGATGGCAATGACGAATCTTTATGCATTTTTCAAAATCTACCTTTGGTTAACTGTATAAAATGTATTAGTATCCAATGATGTTCATCAACCAGCCAGcattcttccttcctaccttgaTGCTGCTTCCCTATAGTTCTGATACAACTATCCAAGAGCTTTTAGCTCATGTAAAGAATTAAcaagacaaaggaaaatggaCAAAACTTTTAAATACCTAGACAATATTGTCCACTAAACAATAAATGAAAAGTGTCCCACTAAAAATCCACTAATTATAAGCTAAAGCTCAGTTAACCAATAGGGCATTGAAGTTTTAACTAAACTTTTCAAGGGTCAAAGTAGATCATAAgctgtcaggaagacctgagtgtttaccaaagggaaaaaaagtaaggCCCTCTGATAAACATTTGAAATagttttacaaaattaaaaaaatgtttagaagTGTCTAAGATATTTTCTTCCTGGTATTTTAAAACACACAGATTAAGATTAATACTAATTTTTACAGAGTTAATATGAAAATCCTGGGGGAGAACTTGTAAAATCCTTTTTCCCCTTGGGGAAAAAACTAGTAACCTGAGCATGAACTTTTCAGTACCACCTCCATCTAGTGGACTTCTAAGTGACTGCTATTCaagcaatttatttttccaagttgacTTCAGTTCTTTTAAGCAATACATCTATCTTTATCTTAAATACACCACCTCCAGTTATACCAATTAACTTAGGTGTAATAAAGTTTTGcttccaaattctaatttttaattcaaatgggaaaaaaggcaacttttaataaaacagaaaatctaAATTACCTTTAAAGGAATACCacacttaaaaaaatcactttaggtTCTTAAATTTCATCCTCACCAACCCAATAAAATGAAGCATTAGCAATTTTAAGTCTATTTCCAAAAATGAGTTCTATTCAACAGTTCCCCCCAATTTGCACATTAACATCTACGTACACTTATGTACTAAACTATCTCTATGTTACCAGGTAAAATTTTCTTGAATTTCAGGTTCTTAGTCAAAAGTAGATAATGGGAACAATACATACAAAATCCCAAGTATCACTTATTTACTTCATACCAATATTCCCCAGAAAAAGATTTTGTGTGGTCTATTTAATTCCAGTaatgtttgctttgtttaatatgatgatgattatttttaaacaaagactGTGGGCTATCTGCCTTTTTTCAAAAACCAAAAAGGTCATATTTTGCTATTACAAGCTActctttctaatatatttttcctGAAACTGCTTATCATAATTAACTCAGCAAagctaaaaaaaagtaaaaaaaaaaagactgctccCTTTTAACAAAGTAAGGATAACACCAAACAAGCTGCTAGTATATCAAAACTGATATTGGTCAGTTTACACTGAACTGTATAAATTGGAAGTGCCCTTAATTTGTATTAGCTTCACTATTTGAAAGCAAGTTGTCAGTTCTACTAGCAACAATTTTACTATCACAAagctgttttcttttaaaataagatacatctctaatattatatatgtagtcATTCAAAATTTATCCATTATCTGACCAAGAACTTTTCAAGTTAAATCCTCAAAAGGGATTTTGGTAGATTTCGTAGATTTTGGTAggtattgtattgtatttataTGAAATCTTCAAAAGTCTAATGGTCATTTAAAATGTTTAGCTTATTAATTTTCAAGCCAGGTTGCTCATTTTTATTGATTCTCATTTATTCAGAATAGTAAAGTCAAGTTATATATGGAAGAAGATAGAAGTCTGTGTATGAATGTATGGATAACATGGATTTTCCAAAAGTTTAGAATAAAGATCTTAGAAAATGTATCTTTCTGGACAGCTGAGGATTTACTCTTTCAGAGccaagattttatattctttttaatagaAATCTTTCAAAGAAACTACTGCTGGTTCCTCCACCTTCTCAGAATATTAGGCATAATTAAGAGCCTTTTTGGTCAGCATCAACTATTATATCCCCCAAGCCCTTGAATTCAAAGGCCTTTTGATACTAAATGGCTCCAGACAAtagtttctctcttctcccaggcAGTCTGCTGTCCTGTCTCCTAGCTGTAACCCCACTCCTACTCTGCACTGGGATAAGAATCCAGAATAACCACGCTAGACAAAGCTGAATAatgaaaggggggggagggggactgAGGAGGCTGTCCTATTAGCATAGACACTTTGTGGCATCTATTTTTGGCTATTCAGATGTCTTATCTTATCTCCCCCTTCTTGTTCAGCTATGCCTCAGCTAGAAGAGAGGTGCTATACTTAACCCCAACTATACTCCTaagtacaattcttttttttctttaggtatGTAAGACATTTCAGGATGCTGCAGTTATCTCAAGATCCTCACTGTTACTACCAACTATcatagaggaggaaagagatttgGTTTagatatctaatttttctaaagaaTAGGAGCttacccccccttttttttcatgTTATCCTCACTTGCTTTCTGTAAGCTTCTAAGAATAATGATGCAGTAATATAATTAACCCATATAAATACTATACACAATAGAAGGATAGCTTGCTTAAAAAGCAGAGTATATGCTTCTCTTTCCAAATCATCTTTCACAAGTACCATGGATGGGGAGAAGACTTCACTATGCTTCTCCTATCACTCTTGTTGAGACAGCATAAGCAACTTGTTATTTCTGTACTTTATAAGACATCCCAAGTTATAGGTAAAATGGGTCTACAACTTACATTTTAGTTTTAGttataaacaaagaaataaatgagacttaacattccatgttctgtgtttttaaaaatttcttggaATTCTAGAAACTCCTTTTAAGTTTGTAGTGAGTAATGCTGAAATGATAGTTTTAAGTTTTGGAGCCACAATtatctcatctgtagaatgagtgGTATCATTGCCTACCTCCTACAGCTGTTTTGTGCTGTAAACTTTGAATAGCTCCAATTGCATGTAAAGTCTTTTGAGGACAGATATTGTTTCATCTTTATCTCATAAATCAAGGAGcttctatatgtgtgtgtctattaacagaaaaaaaaaaagaattctagaaaCTCCAAGTTATGGGTTCTCTGTCCAAAATATAACTGAGATTCAGCACCGAAAAAGATCATAAGCTTGGGCCTAACAAGGACCTCAAAAGTCAACTATGCTGAACCTAGTAACACTCATTTCACAGAGTAAACTGACAACCCAAAAAGGCAATTGACTTGTTCACTGTCACCAAGGTAGAGGCAAAACCAAGattgaaaataacaaaaaattagaTTAATATTGTTTTTTGATTCAAGGAATAGCCACAATTTTTTTCGAAAAATTTCTCAACAACGGGAAGAAAAGCAAGGACACCAAGCTCCTGAGGTTATGGCTTCTGGTTCAATATCCATCCAAAACCCAGTTAAGACTAGAATTAAGGTGTCTAAAAGAGGTGGATCCttaaacaaaattattgtttACCCACGTCAGTTTTGGATTTCAGTTTTGAATTTTTGTGAAAGGTGATTACTGAATTCCAATCAGATTTTCTGCAAGATTAGTAACAAAAGAAACTTAGCAGTAGAAATTATTAGTGAAAAAACACTTTCTGGTTAATGATCCAAGAATTTTTGCTCTCTTTAATTGGACTTTTAACAATTTTTAGGTGATTGCTAGGGATTGTGGCAAAAAAGTTGGCATTAGGTATTTTATCTTAAGTCATTCATTTTCCCCaattcttttcaaagaaaatataaaaaagatgagTATAACCATGATTTAAAACAAGATTTAATCCAAATGATTTCACACCTATGTAAATTAGAGAATCCCTTAAAAGTATCATGGGTTTGGGGATTTTCTTCAATATCCTGCAATTTTCAAACTTACTTATATGGGAGAAAAAGGGAGTTCATAAACTTTTTAAAGTATGAAAAACATTGCCAATCAAATGTTAATGAGGTGATGATCAAAATTTTAGGTAAGATCAATCACTGTTAGGCAAAGATCTATTATATTAAGAGAACTTTCAAAATAATGAAGACTAGCCTGTGAAgtaaatgaccctgggcaaatcaaagCTAAAGTTTGGGAATAAAGAGAAACATGGAGACTGATATGAACTGACATAAAGtctaatacaaagaataaaaaaccaaaacaatagcaaaaaaatgtataattataatgacccaAACTTGACCTCGCCCCCCATACGCCCCCCCAAAAGATGAAGACACCATTCCTCTTTTCTTGGCAGATGTCAGGGGTTTTGGAAAGCTGCATATAAACAACCTCAGACTTTTTGATATGTTATTTAGCTTTGAggactttcttttttcccccttctttttctttccccataAGGGATGTATCTGGGAGAGGGTGAGGGATATAGTGAAAAAtataggtgatgtaaaaacaaaaatatcaataaaaatttatttaaaaaaaacagaatctttaattaaattatcaCCAATTACAATAGAAAACTAGGAATTAAAAGACTGGAGTAGTACCACGTTGGAAACTGACTTCTTTCTATGAAATTCTATGAGGTTATTAACCATCTTGTCTTATAAAATTCACTAACTTAATCATTTAATAATGAAGGATTTAAGTAAATTTGCAATATACCACAAAACCCATAAAAGTTCCCTTAGGTGTCAAAGGTTGAAAAGCCTAACCTCTTAATTTGTTCCACAGCATAATagcaattaatcaacaagcatttattaaacttcaAGGTCAAAGACACGGGATAcaagaacaaagaatgaaataatctctactcacaaagagtttacattctaatggtagAGACAGTAACATATGCAAATAAGTCCGGaataaacataaaatgaataaacacAACCATACTCAAAGTAGGCTACACAAAGTAGTTTGGGGAGAGTTATGTATGGATCAGTTAAGGCCTCAAATAAAACATAGAAATTAGGGAGTGTATTGGGGGCCTGGAAAGGAGTAGAAAAGGTCAGTTTTGGCTGAAATGCTAAAAAGTTAACTTGAGGTCAGGTTTTAAATGGATTTAAAAGCTAactaggagtttatattttataataaaagatATAGGTAGTTATTGGAGTTGACTGATAGATCAAACCAGGGCTTAAGAATTATTACCTGAGGAGCAATGTTTGTTTAAGATAGACtagaagaatgagaaaggagGCAGGGGTAGCAAATATCTTGGTAAAAACTTCCTCGAAATGCAAATTTAATAACCTAACCTAATGCTTAGTTaacaaaattttccaaaatattttattaaaaattaaaattccagGTCTGTTTGAAAATACAAACTATGAAATACATTACAATGAATTAAACATGACAGTTGAAAGGGAAccctaaatttttctttaaaaagcaatgtttttaaaaagataatttggtATTAAAGGATATTTAATTCACTCAACTAGTGTAATTCATTCTCATCACTTCATTATACTACTTTAATAgtcaaatacttttaaaaaaaaaaaggtagagggGGAAGACACAAAAACTAACTAACCAAAGGTCCCAGAGGAATTAAGTGGCAGTCAGGTTTTTGCCTTAAAATTTTATGGTAGATAGATTCTGGGTATTAACTAGTCTGGTCAAGTAAGAGTTATTACAAGCGTCATAACACAAATTAATACAACTCAATATTTAAACTGTTAGTTTTTAATATTCAACACTAAAAGCTTTATCCTCTCCTTGATGACTTTTAGAAACATGGATCATGGAGGCCACAAGAGAGGAATCATTTGTCTTTCTAACAATATTAAAAGAGTATAGGggaaaacacataaaaataaaatgtctagcAAAGACCTCAAGAGATCATTCAATTCTACCCACAACTGGGGCTTATAAGGGTTAAGCAAAATACTCCATCTCAAATAGGAATTTAGTGGTTAAGAGGTAGAACATTTTGACTCAAAAGTAAGTAATACCTCAATCCAAGATCTAATAACTTAGATTCTAGGAAACAGCACAGGAAAGAGATTCTATATTTACAACTTTACAAGGCCACACAAAAGTTATGACAAGTAAAACTTGGGCTTTCACAATTTCGCAAAACCCACAAAAATTGTTCTAGCAGAAAATAAGTTCCCTAAAGGCAGGAGGAACaggtttttcattttgtctttgcacCCCAAGGCACATAGTACCTTGTCCCTATTatccatttaataaatgcttgttgttacTCACTTTCAAGTATCTTATAATTAAGTGAAGAGTGCAAATAACTTTTTTATACTGGCTAGAGACTTCAAGAAACAAGGGTGGAATTGTATAACAAGTTTTCTTAAAACTGCCAAGCCAACCTTGCAGATTTGTTACTGTGGTAAAAGCAGTTCCTCCCattggaaaacattatacaaCTTGAGGAATTGCATGTTTTTGACTATTTCTTActtctcaaaaataaaatgattaattacTAATAGTTTAGTGAACCCTTTCTCCTACCTTGCTTAActtcctatatattttttaattttgtgtacCAATTCCAAAAAGGACCTTTCAGAATAGATGAGACAAAATTAAAGGTACTGCTTTCTTTTCCATCACTTTCACATCCCAAAACTATTTCCATCTGGCATAACCAAAGAATTAGGTTCACTTTTCAAAAGAATCCTGCCACATATCCTATGAAAAAGATGAGATTACAATAACCATCAATTCAATTAATAGGAAACTTACTTAACTAGGAGGCTTAGGtcaattttctaaattttaattgCTCCTAGCAGTAATTACACAACCAGAAATTCCTAGCCAAATTAGATTGCATTCATATAGCAACTTATAAAATATTGTGCCAAATGTTAATATTTCCAAAACACACTATCTTCTCCTTAAACTTAAAAATTGGGGCTTAATCATGGTATGCTGAAAGAAGGAATGGGGGCTTTGTTTCCTGCCAGGCACACAAAGGGAAATGTAATTTTCTACCTTGGATGCTCATTCTAAGATTAATGTAGTAGAGAATTCTAGGTCTGTTCATCTGGTTTAGACTTTTAAACTCTGCAGATAAAAAAATTTCTGCCATTCACAGCTAGCCAGGAATCGGACATTTTGAACTGCCAGATCTCAGACCCCTTGGAAGTTCCCAAGAAAGACTGACAATAGCAGATTCAACCTTTTCATTGGTCCTCTCCATCATCTCTCCACTcagataaaattttcaaaaaatgaaaagcacCAAAGCAAAGTAACCACCTCACCAGGAACTGTCCTCTTTCTAAGCATTGCTGAACTGAACAAGAAGGAATAAGGGTCACCCTTTTACTTGAGATTCTGGAACTCAACTGCCCCCCCAGCACCCCCCACCTTCCCCTAACCATTCTTAAGAGCCTAAAGCTCAACAGTCTGTGAAAATATTTCAAAGCTATCACTTTTCGAGAACTCCATACAACTAAAGGAAACTTATTCAGAAGACACTAATATTAGTATTTAACATTAGTTTACTTTACAGAACAGATTAAGGGTCTTGGTCTATAGGCAATCTCTCTGACAGCAGTCTTACTGCCCCATGGGAAGAACCAGAAAGACTTTCTGGAAAGCTGGACAATCCCAAGAGAGGGCATTTCCCTAGAAGTAGGACACTATCATTCCCTTCACCTTGCCTGCCACCTATTCCaacctaaaaaaaa
This DNA window, taken from Monodelphis domestica isolate mMonDom1 chromosome 6, mMonDom1.pri, whole genome shotgun sequence, encodes the following:
- the HNRNPD gene encoding heterogeneous nuclear ribonucleoprotein D0 isoform X2 → MSEEHFGGDGAAAAAAPEAGGGAAAAAATEQEGTMAATAAAVATAAPAAPAAAPVAGAGAGAGAGAGAGAGSGAGGTEGPGAESEGAKIDASKNEEDEGKMFIGGLSWDTTKKDLKDYFSKFGEVVDCTLKLDPITGRSRGFGFVLFKESESVDKVMDQKEHKLNGKVIDPKRAKAMKTKEPVKKIFVGGLSPDTPEEKIREYFGGFGEVESIELPMDNKTNKRRGFCFITFKEEEPVKKIMEKKYHNVGLSKCEIKVAMSKEQYQQQQQWGSRGGFAGRARGRGGGPSQNWNQGYSNYWNQGYGNYGYNSQGYGGYGGYDYTGYNNYYGYGDYSNQQSGYGKVSRRGGHQNSYKPY
- the HNRNPD gene encoding heterogeneous nuclear ribonucleoprotein D0 isoform X1 — protein: MSEEHFGGDGAAAAAAPEAGGGAAAAAATEQEGTMAATAAAVATAAPAAPAAAPVAGAGAGAGAGAGAGAGSGAGGTEGPGAESEGAKIDASKNEEDEGHSNSSPRHSEAATAQREEWKMFIGGLSWDTTKKDLKDYFSKFGEVVDCTLKLDPITGRSRGFGFVLFKESESVDKVMDQKEHKLNGKVIDPKRAKAMKTKEPVKKIFVGGLSPDTPEEKIREYFGGFGEVESIELPMDNKTNKRRGFCFITFKEEEPVKKIMEKKYHNVGLSKCEIKVAMSKEQYQQQQQWGSRGGFAGRARGRGGGPSQNWNQGYSNYWNQGYGNYGYNSQGYGGYGGYDYTGYNNYYGYGDYSNQQSGYGKVSRRGGHQNSYKPY
- the HNRNPD gene encoding heterogeneous nuclear ribonucleoprotein D0 isoform X4, whose translation is MSEEHFGGDGAAAAAAPEAGGGAAAAAATEQEGTMAATAAAVATAAPAAPAAAPVAGAGAGAGAGAGAGAGSGAGGTEGPGAESEGAKIDASKNEEDEGKMFIGGLSWDTTKKDLKDYFSKFGEVVDCTLKLDPITGRSRGFGFVLFKESESVDKVMDQKEHKLNGKVIDPKRAKAMKTKEPVKKIFVGGLSPDTPEEKIREYFGGFGEVESIELPMDNKTNKRRGFCFITFKEEEPVKKIMEKKYHNVGLSKCEIKVAMSKEQYQQQQQWGSRGGFAGRARGRGGDQQSGYGKVSRRGGHQNSYKPY
- the HNRNPD gene encoding heterogeneous nuclear ribonucleoprotein D0 isoform X3; this translates as MSEEHFGGDGAAAAAAPEAGGGAAAAAATEQEGTMAATAAAVATAAPAAPAAAPVAGAGAGAGAGAGAGAGSGAGGTEGPGAESEGAKIDASKNEEDEGHSNSSPRHSEAATAQREEWKMFIGGLSWDTTKKDLKDYFSKFGEVVDCTLKLDPITGRSRGFGFVLFKESESVDKVMDQKEHKLNGKVIDPKRAKAMKTKEPVKKIFVGGLSPDTPEEKIREYFGGFGEVESIELPMDNKTNKRRGFCFITFKEEEPVKKIMEKKYHNVGLSKCEIKVAMSKEQYQQQQQWGSRGGFAGRARGRGGDQQSGYGKVSRRGGHQNSYKPY